A stretch of DNA from Carya illinoinensis cultivar Pawnee chromosome 12, C.illinoinensisPawnee_v1, whole genome shotgun sequence:
TTCATCACAACGAGTGAGCCCATTTAAATCcttattataatatgatattttaatattaactttatattaaaatttaaaaaaattaaattatttattatattttatatgaaaatttaaaaaaattataataataaattaaaataaaatttttgattttatgtAAACAATCCTCCGAGCCTAAATCAACCTCATGATGAGTTACCCAGTCTCAGTCATATACAAGTCCTGAATTTATCCAGTTCAAGTTTCAGTTCGGTGTCGGAAAGAGCatgacttatataaaagaacaaaaaaatatgtagtttggagagagagagagagagagaggggtagaGGGAGCAGGCAGCGTGATGATGGGCATGAAGACTTTTCGACGTgctattcatttataaaactgCATGCACATGCCCTGTTTACCTCAGAACAGCAAAAAATGATTAAGGTATGGGACATTCGAATGGAACATCCAAGATGGTTCTCTATTTACTCCTCTATGTTACAATCGTTTTAGGTGTGGTTTGGGTGGCAAAATCCTACTAACTCATTCCATCTCATTACAATTTTCAAACactacaaatataaatattttttaatttcaaattttcaattttgttaTGCTACTTATAATCTTTAAGTCACACactaatatttgatttatatttttgtcattctatctaaatatatatatttacacattaatatatatgtttaaatagaATCGCAAAAAGGACAAATCATATATTAGTACGTGGTGTAGAAAAtgatatgtataatttttttaaaaatatatatcgcATAGAGTCATATCAATAAAGTTCATAAAAAGTACACAAAATGATTGTAAGTaacatttcttatttttaaataaagttttctatatacagtcacttttacgtatttcttatacatttcatttattgatataattgactgtattatttttttaaatataaaataactgccTATGTCAATGAAGTtcgtaaaaagtatttttactGTAAACTTAGGTTCATCTATGACAtttgtctaaattttttcaacttgtTAGGCGGATTAGCCGAGTTTAACTGCAGCGAAAGATACTTATGTACTTTGTAATCAGATTAGTAGGAAAGTGGGCAAGACCTCAAACTTTCGGGTGAACTGTCCGAGAAACACTCTACAAGTCTTTACCCAATAGCCGAAAAAGCCAACTGATCTCAACGCTCATCATGGCTTTTCAGTTCCTAGttctatatatatctttaacCACTGATCACCTTGATGATCTGCAAGCATGcatgatatgattaattaagATCCAAAAAGGAACTCTCGTTTTAAGTGATAACACCAACTTTGGACGGAGTCTCTGATCTCTTTGAATTCTCTCTAGTTTAAACTCCCGTACGAGCACCATCTTTgtacttttagttttttttcctcCTGCAATAACTGCAACAcgacttttatatatatatatatatatatatagttttacttTTTACGTACATACGctagtatatatgatatatgtaGTTTGCTGTCGATCTGCGAATTGGAGTCTCGCAAGGATTGCAAGAGAAACAGCACCACGCTCCCGCATTTATTACTCTCACCACTTTCACACCCCTCCATGCCAGCTCCTAAGCTTTCTTATCATTAACCCTCAACCCATGCACAAGGCAAATAGCAGTATTTGGATAGAGAGGGTCATGGCGTTTGCTGGTTGTCTTGCTTGTTAATTTCGTGGTTTTGTTAGGAGTTCTTTTGGGTGGCAAAGCACTTTAAGCACTTTGGAATTATCAGAGAATCGGAGATATCCAGagatattaatacatacactagAGCCGATCACTGAAAATCTCATGGGTTTGTCTGTTTTCAGAGCAACTTTTCTTGTGGTTTTCTTGGTTGGTATTCAAGAGATCAGTTCTGTGGAAGGGGACGTGTATGGAACCGACTATATTAGTTGGGATGATCTGAAGGTCGATGAGAAGAAGGTGGCGGCAGGATTGACTGTCGGAGATGAACAAGGGCAGATTCTTGTGGTTGACAAGAATGGTAGGGGAGATTCTCTGACGGTTCAGGGAGCGGTTGACATGGTTCCAGAGAACAATACACAGCGAGTTAAAATATATGTTCTCCCAGGAATATACAGGTAATTAAAATAGATGATTGTTTTAGCAGTTTTAGATACAGAATCCGCGTGTTTATACTTTTTTTGTCACTTAAATCTGAAGGCATTGATTTGTATGTTTTCTATACTTCAAAGATCTGCCAAAAGTCGATTCAAGTTCTGCACTCTTTCAATCTTCATACATTGTTTGCTTCATCCATTAAAAAAGGAACTAGTACTGGCTACGTGGGTGCTAGAAGTAGTTGCATGCGCAAGATGTggattgctctctctctctctctctctctctctctctctctctctctctctctctctctctctctctctcatggttTTGAGTCGAAACATTTTATGTATAGTTTTATCTTTCCGCAGAGAGAAGGTCTTTGTGCCAAGTTCCAAGCCATATGTTTCATTGATTGGGAACCAGAACGGAATGTCTGATACCATAGTTACTTGGAACAATAAAGCATCAGATGAAGATAGCGACGGAGTTCAACTTGGAACCTCTGGATCAGCTTCTGTAGCCATAGAGTCCGATTACTTTTGTGCAACTGGAATCACTTTTGAGGTGATCACAACCAATTTTCTTCAAACGCAGTCACAAAACAGAATATCAACAAACAAATTGCATGATTTAATACTATTTACACCAttaatttaatcattatttaacCTCATGGGTGACCGCAGAACACAGTAGTTGCAGTGCCTGGAGGATACGGAATGCAAGCAGTAGCACTTAGAATAGCAGGTGACAAAGCAGTGTTCTATAGAGTCAGGATTCTTGGGACGCAGGACACTCTGTTGGATGACACTGGATCACACTACTTCTACCAGTGTCACATTCAAGGAAGTGTTGACTTCATCTTTGGAAGATCAAGATCACTCTATCAGGTAAATGCCAAGCATCATTATCTTTTGAAGACGAGCCCATATTTAAGCTGTACAGCTAAACCAATCCAGAAAAAAGATCGATACATTTCTAGTTTAAGTCTTGGATGTTTCCTGTACGAGTCTTAAGAGTTGAAATGGGTGTTTGAAACAGGACTGTGTCATTCAGTCGACCGCTAAGAATTGGGGATCAATTGCAGCTCATCACAGGGATTTGCCAGACGAAAATACAGGGTTCTCTTTTGTAAACTGCAAAATCACTGGAACTGGCAGTATCCTTTTGGGAAGAGCTTGGGGAGACTATTCAAGAGTAGTATACTCCCAATGTAATATGGATGATATAATTACTCCCTCAGGATGGAGTGACTGGAAGCAACCGTCCAGGCAGAAGTATAACCTAAGCGATTAGATAATTATCTTTGTAGTACAACACTTTTCCCAAGATCTAACTGAGAAACTGTACATTTTGCTCATGCAGGACTGTGGTGTTCGGGGAATACCAGTGCAGGGGCAGAGGAGCAGATAAGAGAGGCCGTGTGCCATGGTTGAAGTCTTTCAGTTATGAGGAAGTTAGACCTTTCCAGGACAAGACATTCATAAGCGGAGAACAATGGATTAGGCTTTAGTGCTTGTCTCCAATAGCTTGTTCATTGATTTATCATGTCTTCATCCTCCTGTACCGTCCTGAAGGCCAAAACAGTTTAAGATCAGCAGTATGagttttctcttccttttgcttttctttttccatttaagGGTAGAAACAAAGGGAATAATCCAGATGGTGTAAGCTAAAACCGTATCCACTCACATTGTATTGAGATATGATAGAACATGCATTCTTTATTTGAATGCACTATTTCCTTGATGTTACTATAAGATGACGGCAATTGATACTGATCTCATGGTTATATGTCGTGTGGGTTTGAGGTTGTATATGAAGAAAAGAGagcagagaaaaaaataaaaaataaaaatttccagCGCAGTCCAAAATAAGACAAGgaagaaaaaagtaattttgACTTTGAGAGTACAAATTCGGGGTACACGATACAAGAAGTGAATCCAACTGACTCCTTTCTAGTGCTTCTAAGCAGAGGAACTTAAATTCTAATACGCTCCGAATCCAATAACCATCATTAAATTCTAAACCTCAAACCTATACGCCGACAAAGGTTACAAAGTCAAGTCCAAATGCAATCAGCTTCCCCTATACCCGTATAACTATTCACGACTAACAAAATCTACTACCGCCATCATAAATGAAGGCATATAAAACTCCTATTGAACATCTTGTGCTGCCAGTTCCATGAGTTCTGCTTTACAATTCTGCCCATAATCGAAATTCTGAGTGTCATCACCACTCTCACCATCATTGTCATGTTTGTCAttatcatcgtcatcatcaccTTGGAGATCATCCCCATTATTACAACTGCTGTTCGTGTCAACACCTTCAAACCTATTTCCCTTGTCATTTAATGGTGGTGACTTACCATCAACGACTCTTTCCATATCTTCAGGAAGGCCATCAGAACTGGCGACTGCAGGTAAGTCGAGCTTTTCGTCTACAGCAATATTAAATCTGGTACTGCTATCAGCACATGACATAGAAACACCAGATTTGATGTCCTTGGCAATGTTTGAGGATGGGGAAAGCTTAGAGTCCAAGCCAATAGTTGCAGATAGGTCTGAGAGTATGTCTGGCTTTCCCTGTATATCAACCCACCGATCCCCCATCCAATCTTTGGATTTTCTTAGATCCTTTTTTTGTACGTTCAACAGTATGCTCTCACCTAACCACCATATAAACTATATTACAAAGTGAAGGGGATGCAAAAGCAGCAAAAACtgaattaacataaaaaataaaaagtttgatAAGTACTAAATAAACATGAAGCTTGATAAGCATACCGGGAAAGTAAATTTGCATGGTACTATCACCAGAGTCATCCAATCCAGTCACAACTCCTTCCCACCAACCATCACTCCACCATGCATCAACTGCAGTCCCAACCTCAATTGCAAGGTCGACTTGTTCCTCACTGGGAGGGGCTGGCCTAATTGCAGGGCGACCCAGATGCCTCATGCCAAGTTTATCAGGCATGGCCATTTTAGAAGTTGGGATCCATTCCTACAAAGTGGAGAACATCTTATTTTCAAGATAGGAATTCTGgattcaaaagaaaattaggaGATACACGTGACTTATATCATAGAACTATACGAGAGGTAATCAAGTTATGTTAGAGCAACTCATGAATGGTCGATCATATTTTCTTTAAGGTAATATAACTACAgttatgaaaatatatttgaaatagCAATGAAGGTCTAATTAAAACTGTAACTAAAGAATGTGTGGTAGCACCCTGCAAAAGCTATGACTTCAAATTACTTCAATTATCAAATTATACCATTGGTGCAAATGCTCTATTTAGAGCTTCAACCATATGGAAAACATCATAGAGTGATCAAATGCTTGCACACACCTCAAGATTTCCATATCCATCTTCATCCTGTACATCGTCATATTGAACTTTCATCTGTTTTCGTGATACCTGCAAGACTGTACACCTGAACCAGCAGCCTCGAATGCCACTATCGTGGCAGAGCAACTCTATTTTTTCATCAACCTTAAATAGTGGAGTATGCCAAACGTGACACCCAATGTGCTTTCGGGAAAGCAATCTCCTGCTGCCTGACAAACTATAGTCTAAGTTCTCGTAAGGTTCATATGTTATAGTCTGGTTAATTCTAACAGAATTTCTGACCCCTGAATGATCTGCAGCAAAACTTCGGCACACCCTACCACTTCTTGTCCTCTTAGCTCCCACCTTTACATTCTCACCTGAACTCAACTGTTCAGCTTCTTCCCCAGTCAGGCTAAGGGATATAGACTCAGGCGTTGAGAAGGGATTGGGAACCAAACAAGAGAGAATTGGTTGATCAAAGTAGCCACGCAATTTGCTGAGGTCAAAAGGCTTCACTCTGTTGTTTCTGAACTGCCTATAACACAGATGTATTCTGGCGCATTGAGgatgaggaaaagaagtgaTGCATTTTTCATAATGTTCACGAGTTAAGACTGTGGCAGGACCATCAACACACTCTGCACTAATGACCTGTACATATGGAGTCATGAAAACTTCTTTTGGGTGAGGATTTCGTATAGGAATTTTGCCCTCGACTTCCTGAGTGTGGTGAAACCACCTTACTTTAACCTTTTTCTGACCCCTCTTGTCTTCATACATATCTTCCAGATAAGCAAGATAGTGATTTTCCCCCTTAGCCATGACAAAGACGAAGGATTGAATCTGGATACCAGAAAAGATGAGAAACTCttaagaggaaaagaagaatgcCAATAAGAATGAAGAACAAAAGTAACATGCAAGTGACTTCATTCTATGGGAGAGAGGAGCTTATTTCCTACTATGAAGCATTTGAGGAGAGAGATATGTCAACGGGAGACTAGAATCACTACTCCAGGATAATGACttcaaataactttttattatattgcAGCACGTTCTTGATCTATGTTTATTCTGACTTAATCTGGGAAGTGAACATCCTTAACATCTCATGCTCTTAATATTTCATGCGACCCATATCTTGTATTCCCTTTTTAATTTGATGGAAGATGCTTACAGCTATTGTGGTCCCATTTCTGCAAAATGATGGGTAATGCTTGAGCtgtttaccacatttccatgcAACACCAGACCAGACAATATCTGGATGATGTCCCTTGAAAATTGCAATATGGCCCTGATACACAGGTTTCAGGTTAACATCAAAAGTATTTATTAACAACAACATACATTCATAAcagtgaaaaaaaatataccgTATCATCTGCTGCTTGAGTCTGTGGAGCGCCCATTCCATCCATTGTGGAGCTGGGAGACCCTAAAGGTTGTATTGGGTCAAATTTTGGTAATTCTGTCATTGACAATGGCATAGAAAATGTAatattcaagagaaaaaatacaataaaaagtaACTAACAAAATTGAAGGCTCACACACTTAATATGAACATtagcaagaggaacaacaaATATACAACCaccttatatttataaattaaaatattaaatagaacATAGAAAATCTCCTGCAATGAATCAAGTGCTCATAGAGCACCAGCTCAATTCGAATTTCATTTGTATTCCCATTACAACATCCAAAACCACAGCTTGTTGCCTTGCCAGAACTTTTAAGTCCAAGCCCCACATACACTGACCTAAACATATTACTTAAGATTCCATTCCTCAATGAAAGCTATGTATACTGCATGTGCCATGCAATCCAATTTCACAACACAGATGGAGAATAACATAAACTTAACACTTTATTTCTCATGAATTGTGGCAGCAAGTACCTCCTTTCATTTGATAGACCATGTACTAATGAATATTGTTTACAAGTAAAAAATTCAGATCTTGTTTTAATAAAGTTCAATGACATTAGCATATgaataaaagttttttatttttggagggggaagagagggagtttgggtgggggggggggggggggggggggagagagagagagagagagaattggtGGCACAACCTTcttaaacatatattataactgGTACAGTAATGAACTTAGACGTCCACAATGGCTTAAGGAGTTGCATGGACAGTACGCGCTGAGAAATGATAATCTCATGATTCAATGACTCAAGCAAGTTAAATATAATTGTATCCCTCCGAAGAAAAGAGCAAACAAGAATTGCAACACCGATAGAAAAGATAACTTTGGAAAATATGCAGGAGCAAGGCCACAAAATTATATCCTGGAATAGACCCACAAAACACAAGAtgcagaagaaaataaaaaagaagtgaCATATGAAAGACCGCAAGAAacatcaaaatttgaattacgttTTGTCAATGCTTGCCATCATAAAGCCCCCAAAATTTTCAACGCAGTTTTTTAACATATCTCTGTATCATTCTAACACATTCAACATTATTCATGCAAAATTTAGCAATTACGCAATATACaactaaattaggaagaaaGAATAGGAAACCCAGATACTAAAAAGGGGCAAAACATACCGGACCCTCCAGGTAAATGCTGCTTGGATAGCATAGACGTAAGCCAGTCTACGACCTCTCTTCTCGATCGCCACTTATAACCAGCATGAATGGAACTTTCCTTCCCATATACTTGCAAGAACTCCTCGGAAACAACATAGAACATGTGCCTAACACTTCTCTCAGTTCCCACAACTGCAAGGATGGACTCCCCCGATGAATCCTTCAAGAAATAGTGAACCACACGATTGCCACGCTCCTGCGATACAAACTCTTCTCTCCACTCCACAAAAGAGTGACTAGTTCCAGTCATTTTGAGCGAAAGCAGCAGAAGGGGGCTAAGAAGAATACAGGACGCCAAAAACCCACTTGAAATTCAAATACATGGCTGAAGTGCTCGACAGGAATAGAGAACGCTTCAAACCCAACTGATTACGCTACCTAATACCCAACAACCAAGAAATTCTTCAGACAAATCTACGATCTTGCAATTGTTTATATTCCTAGTATTATTAGCCCACGGAAAACTCATGTTCTATCAGCCAAATAGCAAAGAAATACTCGGAAGAACGTCAAACGGACCAGAATTCACAAAAGCCCATAATTTGAAAACCAAAAGGCGGATCAAATAACCACAGGTACAAAGCTAAAGATGCCCCATGTAAGTGGGACTTGACTCAATAAATCAAACCCAGTGGATTTAATTCCCTTAAACAGCCTGGCAGGTTGCGACTAATCAGAAAGTTTAATCTGCCGGATATAAGCACAAATCTCGAACAACGTTTACCCTAATCTGACGGACCCAAAGAACCACCCCCATAGGAGAACTCTAACAAAGTAGAacttggtatttggcaaaaacTGACCAGAACCCAAAAAGACAGGTGCTTTGAAAGTTTACAAGCAGATCAGAAACACCGAAGTCAGAATAAGCGGGTCAAGGCTTTAAAGCCCCTAGAGGCACAAAGACGTGCTTTGGCTGCTGTTTTCAAGAGAACCATCAAAAAACGAATAGGGAGTCTCAATTTAGATCCCAAGGTTGAAACTTCAACACGAAAACAAATAACAATAGCTGTTCAAGTTCTAATACTTGGAAAGAACCTGTGATTGTGATGCTGAGAGCCTGAGGACTTCGACAGAGAGGTGAGTTCCAGAGTTTTCGTGCCccctttttttttgggtacAAGAGAGAGCGGAGGATGAGAAGAAGCAGAAGAAGGATATCTTAAAACGAGTCTGGACTTGTAGAGGGAACCTGGAAAAGGTACATCGCTGAGCCGATGAACGTGAGAGAAGAACAGGGGAGTGGTAGACGGAGAAATGAGAATGGGTAAACAATGGTAGCTCGAAGAGAGTGGGCGCGCGTGTGAGAGGAAATAAAAGGGTGCacaaaattaattgaaaaagaaaaaaaaaaacctcgtTCTAAACGGGGCCGTATCCTAGTGTGCCACAAAGAAGGCTGGATCCGTTTCGGCTGCATGGCCTTCTATGTtagtttctcttcttctttttttcatttttttttttttcttttttagacttgtatattaaattattaatagacatttttatttatgttttttttttattttttttttcaatttgaaagCTGATGTTAGAACATTGTCAACCTAAACATAAAGTTTTTGAAGACTCAAACAGACATTCTATAATAAACAGAACTCTTATGATCACGTTCAATAAGAGGTGCTATACTGGTCACCCCACCTCTcattttctttagaaaaataaataaacatgaaGTGACAAATTATTTCCCATGGTTAGGTTGATgcttcttccctttttttccCCCACTTTTGGGACCTGCAGCAAAACAAACTTAATGCATCTTTGGGATGTCTCATGCACTTTCATTTTAAGTAGCATTCCTAAACTTTATTTGATTCGCATGCATCTTTATAATTTGTAATTTGTCACTACCATGATGTGCTTTAAGCATATTGAATTATGTTTATgtactgtttttttatttatggtatcatacataaaaaattaacatttttctGTGTTGAAATGATCTTTTTTCCTGCAAATTACACATTTTCCTTCACGTAGCAACTTATAGCAACTTACCATCTATCTAAAGTTTACGTATTGCTTATTCTTAATATATGAACAGTTTGCACAACAGCAATGCGATCCTTGACAATAAATACATGGACACAAGAAAATAACCATAACAACTTGACCACAAAGTACGTGCAAAATTACTGTTTTTCCTTTAACTTGGTAAAAAAAATACCCAGGTTGGAATATTGTTCATTGTTGCCCATTTGAAAGGTACCCCTCAAGTGCTAAGATTCCGTGCTTGGATCGACACTGGTGCTCCGTATGAGTATCTCCACTGACCACAGGCACAGCATTTCTCCAACTTCACACTGTTTTCCAATGTACAAAATTTACAGGACCAGACTCTGTACTTTGTATGAACATCTTTTGGCTTTTGTGTGCTACAGAGCTCACACATTGGAGCCAATGGCTGCAGTGATAGACCATCATCAACATGCAAAATACTTGTTAGTGTTATACTAGGAAGTAGGAACGCAATCTGGGTTTCACAAAAAAGAAACACGACATGTTTATGGGTTTCAGGTTTCACACCAGAAGGCAGAAAGGACCTTTCAGGCTTTCAGTTGTGGGTACAACTCccaggaaagaaaaagaaaatgtccGCTAGTAACTACAGTCCTCGGACACAATGAAACTAGACATGTCAAGCGGTTCACCTCAATAAGTTTCCTTTCTCTCCAAatccaatataatataatatctataGTATTAACTCATTTTACAAGCATATGTTTAAATTCTTGTTTTTATGCACAAGCCAAAAATAATACAACCAAAAAACCTGCAATTATCAAAGCCTATGTTAATTTCTATCAGC
This window harbors:
- the LOC122288992 gene encoding pectinesterase QRT1-like; protein product: MGLSVFRATFLVVFLVGIQEISSVEGDVYGTDYISWDDLKVDEKKVAAGLTVGDEQGQILVVDKNGRGDSLTVQGAVDMVPENNTQRVKIYVLPGIYREKVFVPSSKPYVSLIGNQNGMSDTIVTWNNKASDEDSDGVQLGTSGSASVAIESDYFCATGITFENTVVAVPGGYGMQAVALRIAGDKAVFYRVRILGTQDTLLDDTGSHYFYQCHIQGSVDFIFGRSRSLYQDCVIQSTAKNWGSIAAHHRDLPDENTGFSFVNCKITGTGSILLGRAWGDYSRVVYSQCNMDDIITPSGWSDWKQPSRQKTVVFGEYQCRGRGADKRGRVPWLKSFSYEEVRPFQDKTFISGEQWIRL
- the LOC122288988 gene encoding uncharacterized protein LOC122288988 isoform X2; protein product: MTGTSHSFVEWREEFVSQERGNRVVHYFLKDSSGESILAVVGTERSVRHMFYVVSEEFLQVYGKESSIHAGYKWRSRREVVDWLTSMLSKQHLPGGSGSPSSTMDGMGAPQTQAADDTGHIAIFKGHHPDIVWSGVAWKCGKQLKHYPSFCRNGTTIAIQSFVFVMAKGENHYLAYLEDMYEDKRGQKKVKVRWFHHTQEVEGKIPIRNPHPKEVFMTPYVQVISAECVDGPATVLTREHYEKCITSFPHPQCARIHLCYRQFRNNRVKPFDLSKLRGYFDQPILSCLVPNPFSTPESISLSLTGEEAEQLSSGENVKVGAKRTRSGRVCRSFAADHSGVRNSVRINQTITYEPYENLDYSLSGSRRLLSRKHIGCHVWHTPLFKVDEKIELLCHDSGIRGCWFRCTVLQVSRKQMKVQYDDVQDEDGYGNLEEWIPTSKMAMPDKLGMRHLGRPAIRPAPPSEEQVDLAIEVGTAVDAWWSDGWWEGVVTGLDDSGDSTMQIYFPGESILLNVQKKDLRKSKDWMGDRWVDIQGKPDILSDLSATIGLDSKLSPSSNIAKDIKSGVSMSCADSSTRFNIAVDEKLDLPAVASSDGLPEDMERVVDGKSPPLNDKGNRFEGVDTNSSCNNGDDLQGDDDDDNDKHDNDGESGDDTQNFDYGQNCKAELMELAAQDVQ
- the LOC122288988 gene encoding uncharacterized protein LOC122288988 isoform X1, with protein sequence MTGTSHSFVEWREEFVSQERGNRVVHYFLKDSSGESILAVVGTERSVRHMFYVVSEEFLQVYGKESSIHAGYKWRSRREVVDWLTSMLSKQHLPGGSELPKFDPIQPLGSPSSTMDGMGAPQTQAADDTGHIAIFKGHHPDIVWSGVAWKCGKQLKHYPSFCRNGTTIAIQSFVFVMAKGENHYLAYLEDMYEDKRGQKKVKVRWFHHTQEVEGKIPIRNPHPKEVFMTPYVQVISAECVDGPATVLTREHYEKCITSFPHPQCARIHLCYRQFRNNRVKPFDLSKLRGYFDQPILSCLVPNPFSTPESISLSLTGEEAEQLSSGENVKVGAKRTRSGRVCRSFAADHSGVRNSVRINQTITYEPYENLDYSLSGSRRLLSRKHIGCHVWHTPLFKVDEKIELLCHDSGIRGCWFRCTVLQVSRKQMKVQYDDVQDEDGYGNLEEWIPTSKMAMPDKLGMRHLGRPAIRPAPPSEEQVDLAIEVGTAVDAWWSDGWWEGVVTGLDDSGDSTMQIYFPGESILLNVQKKDLRKSKDWMGDRWVDIQGKPDILSDLSATIGLDSKLSPSSNIAKDIKSGVSMSCADSSTRFNIAVDEKLDLPAVASSDGLPEDMERVVDGKSPPLNDKGNRFEGVDTNSSCNNGDDLQGDDDDDNDKHDNDGESGDDTQNFDYGQNCKAELMELAAQDVQ